The Arenibacter algicola region ATGGAGTGTCCTAATAGGAATACCGAAAACCACTTCTTTTATATACGTTACACGGGTGTATAGGATTCCCATTTTGGAATTATAACGCTTTTCGTTCCTTGTATTTCTCTTTATACGTATCAATTTCATTATTCTGCGCTTCTTCTTCATATTTTACAAAGATTAAGGATTCAAATACAAAAACCAAATTTTGGGTGTTAAGTCTTTATTAGTGAAACTCAATTTTGAGAAGTCAGTAAGACGCACTTAAAATTGCAAGTTGAACTAATCCCGCCTTTTTCGGCGGGATCTAGGTTCAATACCTCGACCCTTGGGTCGATTCCTATTATTGGGTTCAGGGCCTGCCCTTAGGTTTAATACCTTTTATTAATCACTTGGACATGACCTAGTTCCTCTAATATTGATGTTGTTTATGGATGCTTTCAATCAAAAAAACAGCATCCAACAATAATAAACGGAAAAGAGTGTTAGAAATAGTATGCCTAGGTAGGTCAATATTTGCAGGTTTCTGTCGGGTCTATGCATTTCTGGTATCTCCTGGCTCATTACGTTCTTTAGATTCATATAGCCTATGATAGGTGCCATAACAAATGAAACAAAAGTAGCCATGGCAACTAGGATGCCCATATTGGCAGAAAAGGTACTTATGACCATAAAATTTATTACCGCTAATAGTAACACTCCAATAGTAAATCCTCTATTTTTAATAAGCTCCCTTTTAGGGAACAGCAAGCTTAAAATGTCAACGCTTACCCTGCTTAGAGCATCGTGTGCAGTAATACAGGTGCTGAACATGGTGGCAAATGCGGCTATGGCTATCAAAATATAAGCCCAAGACCCAATATTGGTAGTGAACAGTTGGACCAGTTGGTCGGCAAAAACTACGGCGTTATTGCTCAATTCAGTGCTGGTGCCATAGAGGGTAAACCAGCCTATAATCATAAAAAAGATGGCCAAAATAGCTGTAGTGAAATAGCCGAACTTAAATTCTTGGAGGGCCTCTTTTAAAGTTGGTTTGTGTTTGGAATTTTTAAATTTTTCAATGCTCCAAAGACTTATCCAACTGGAAGCCTCAACGGCCGTTGGCATCCACCCCATGAGTCCTATTAAAAAAAGGATTCCCACTTCATTAAAAATATTGGGTGTTTTAAAGTTCTCTACTTCCGTAACTTTCCCGTTGGCGATTACCAAAATTGTAGTTACCAAAAGGGCCAAAAATAAAATGGATATCACATACTTGAGTGAGATTTCCAGTAATTTATAACGTCCAACAATAAGTAGGGCACAGATTAAAATAAAAAGTCCGCCTGCTACAACACTTACTGGGGTATTGGTTAGTTGAAAAAGATTAATTAGCAACCCTGATGTGACCACATAGAGAGCGGCAAGAATGGTAAAAGTACTGAACAAGGTAATAATGGCATAAAAGATTAGGTAGGCCTTGCCGCGATTTAGGTAACCTTCTATTAGTGTTTTATTGGTTATATTAGTGTACCGAACTCCAAATTCGAAAAATGGATATTTAAAGATGTTGGCCAATAAAATGGGGATTACCATAATCCATCCATATTGGGCACCTGCTTTGGTGGATAGCACTAAATGGGAAGTGCCTATGGCCGTACTGGCAAAAAGAAGGCCAGGACCAAGGTTATTAATCAGTTTTTGTATGGAAGCCATAATTGACATAGCAGGAGTAAATATAGCTAAGATTACTTGATTTCAATTTTCTCCCCAAAGAATTTTGGCTGCGTATTGAGTGCTAGGTCAATAAACACTTTTACACGGGCAAAATATTCCCTTATATGCACTTTTAATGCATGCTTAATGGACAGATCCTCGGCATTGTAACCAATGGCATATAAGCCTTTTTGTTCCGCCAAATAAATGGCCCTTTCATTATGGAATTTTTGGGATATTACGGTAACGCTGTCCAATCCGAAAATGTACTTGGCCCTGACCATGGAATCCAAAGTGCGAAAACCAGCGTAATCCAAAAAGATTTTTTCAGTCGGTATTCCTCCAAGAATGAGGTCCTTCTTGAAAACAGTAGGTTCGTTGTAGTATAGGGTACTGTTGTCACCGCTAACCAGTACGAAGTCTATTTTTCCAGCCTTAAAAAGCTCTAGGGTTGCATTGATTCTATTTGTGTAATATGGGTTGGATCCGCCACCTACCAGCCTGTTGGAAGTTCCAAGGACCAGGCCCACTTTGTTTTTGGGAACCTCTTTTAAGTTCCAATAGGTTCTGTTTTGGGTGGCTTTTTCTATGATACTATCGCATCTGGCCAAAATCAAATATACCCCCACTAATCCAATTAGAAATAAAATGCCAAATTTCTTTATCATTCCTCCAGTTGATCAATAATAAAATTAGTAATTCCAATTGCAATTGTTCACTGTCCACTATATGTTGTACGCAAGAATTGTGGTTCTCAACCATATCTAAAAAAGAAACCCCTACTTGCAAAAGTAGGGGTTTAATATTATCTAAAGAACGTTAAATTTAGTTGGCATTGACACCAATATTGCCCTCTGTAATTATAATTTCAAGGTGGTCTTCATTCTGATGTATTTTAATATGGCCATCAAATTTCATTAATTGATCGTATGTAATGGGGGTGCCATCGTCTAAAGTTGTGATAATGGTGCTGCTGGATTCGCAATCACAATCTATCGGTTCTAAGGTAATCGCCACTTCTCCATTGCCTCCGGCATCACCAAAATAAATAAATGCAGGATGAATGTCTGTTGAAGAACCATTTATCTCTAGTAGTATAGTCGTTGATCCGTCCTCATTTTTGGTAAAAGTAACCTTACCAGAAATCTTGGAATTAGAAACTGAACTCAAAGTGAACACTTTAACACTTGATGAGGGGTCAGCTGAATTGTCGTCATCTTTCCCACAACTAGAAATTACCAAAGAGATTGAAAGAAGTAATAAGAAGTAATATTTTTTCATTTTCACGGAGGAATTAAATTATTTACCCAAAGGTTCTAAATTAAATATGTTAATATTCTATTATTACTTTAATCGGTATAAAAAATCGTTGAATTGTAATAACAACATTGTTTTATAGGTGCAATTCATCTCAAATTGCATTAAATTCTTTTGCCAAATTAATGATCTTAAAGAATTAGATATTACCTCGAGTTCGCCATTACAAGAAATAGAATACATGAATGGTTTCATTCAATAACTACGCCATAAACCAGTTTAGATAGTCGAAAAAAAGCAGGTCCTTTAGGAGATACATAAATTGGCACCTATCTCATTAGGATTTTTTGGCTTTCTTGTCCCTTTTTGCAGCTTTCTTTTCCTTGGCGGATAAAACAGGCTCCTTTTTTATGTTCTTCTTTGCGTCTTGACTCTTTGCCATAG contains the following coding sequences:
- a CDS encoding SanA/YdcF family protein, with the protein product MIKKFGILFLIGLVGVYLILARCDSIIEKATQNRTYWNLKEVPKNKVGLVLGTSNRLVGGGSNPYYTNRINATLELFKAGKIDFVLVSGDNSTLYYNEPTVFKKDLILGGIPTEKIFLDYAGFRTLDSMVRAKYIFGLDSVTVISQKFHNERAIYLAEQKGLYAIGYNAEDLSIKHALKVHIREYFARVKVFIDLALNTQPKFFGEKIEIK
- a CDS encoding NRAMP family divalent metal transporter, whose amino-acid sequence is MASIQKLINNLGPGLLFASTAIGTSHLVLSTKAGAQYGWIMVIPILLANIFKYPFFEFGVRYTNITNKTLIEGYLNRGKAYLIFYAIITLFSTFTILAALYVVTSGLLINLFQLTNTPVSVVAGGLFILICALLIVGRYKLLEISLKYVISILFLALLVTTILVIANGKVTEVENFKTPNIFNEVGILFLIGLMGWMPTAVEASSWISLWSIEKFKNSKHKPTLKEALQEFKFGYFTTAILAIFFMIIGWFTLYGTSTELSNNAVVFADQLVQLFTTNIGSWAYILIAIAAFATMFSTCITAHDALSRVSVDILSLLFPKRELIKNRGFTIGVLLLAVINFMVISTFSANMGILVAMATFVSFVMAPIIGYMNLKNVMSQEIPEMHRPDRNLQILTYLGILFLTLFSVYYCWMLFF